One bacterium DNA segment encodes these proteins:
- a CDS encoding FAD binding domain-containing protein: MIPAAFSYHAPTSISDATALLVQYGDNAKILSGGQSLIPLMKLRLASPEHLIDINRIPGLDYVREAGGVLSIGALARESDLEESELVRTRFPILLDTSKVIADPLVRNLAT; this comes from the coding sequence ATGATTCCTGCCGCGTTCAGCTACCACGCCCCCACCTCGATCTCCGATGCGACCGCGTTGCTGGTACAGTACGGAGACAACGCCAAGATTCTCTCGGGGGGCCAGAGCCTCATTCCTTTAATGAAGCTGCGGCTGGCCAGCCCCGAGCACCTGATCGATATCAACCGCATCCCGGGGCTCGACTATGTTCGCGAGGCGGGCGGCGTGCTCTCGATCGGGGCGCTCGCCCGGGAGTCTGACCTCGAAGAGTCCGAACTCGTCAGAACACGCTTTCCCATCCTCCTCGACACGAGCAAAGTCATCGCCGATCCGCTGGTTCGGAATCTTGCCAC